One stretch of Paenibacillus sp. FSL R5-0341 DNA includes these proteins:
- the wecB gene encoding UDP-N-acetylglucosamine 2-epimerase (non-hydrolyzing) yields MSKKIKVMTIFGVRPEAIKMAPLILELQKHPESIESIVCVTAQHRQMLDQVLEVFDIHPDYDLDVMKDRQTLNEITIRVLGGLEPVLAEAKPDIVLVHGDTLTTFVASYAAFLQQIQVGHVEAGLRTWNKLSPYPEEMNRQLTGVLADLHFAPTDWSSSNLAKENKSESSTYVTGNTVTDVFQYTVREDYKHPVLDWAQGKRLVLMTAHRRESQGEPHRNIFQAVKRIADEFEDIAIVYPVHPSPAVKEPAHAILGNHPRIQLIDPLDVVDLHNFYPHTHLILTDSGGLQEEAPSFGVPVLVLRDTTERPEGIEAGTLELVGTEEERVYERTKALLTDETLYASMSQAANPYGDGHASERIVNAILHHFGVNSDRPESFHRKFKK; encoded by the coding sequence ATGTCCAAGAAAATTAAAGTCATGACGATTTTCGGGGTGCGTCCGGAAGCCATCAAGATGGCTCCGCTTATTTTGGAATTGCAAAAACATCCCGAGTCTATTGAATCTATTGTTTGCGTAACTGCGCAACATCGCCAGATGCTGGATCAGGTACTTGAAGTTTTCGACATTCATCCCGATTATGATCTGGATGTAATGAAAGACCGCCAGACATTGAATGAAATTACAATTCGTGTGCTTGGCGGTTTGGAGCCAGTGTTAGCCGAAGCTAAACCGGATATTGTACTGGTTCACGGGGATACATTGACTACCTTTGTAGCGAGCTATGCAGCATTCCTGCAACAGATTCAGGTAGGGCATGTGGAAGCGGGACTGCGGACGTGGAACAAGTTGTCTCCATATCCGGAAGAGATGAACCGTCAGTTGACGGGAGTACTGGCTGATCTACACTTTGCGCCTACGGATTGGTCTTCTTCCAATCTTGCCAAAGAAAATAAATCGGAGTCTAGTACGTACGTCACAGGCAACACGGTAACAGATGTGTTTCAATATACAGTACGGGAGGACTACAAGCACCCGGTACTTGATTGGGCCCAAGGCAAACGCCTTGTGCTGATGACAGCTCATCGCCGTGAATCTCAGGGCGAGCCTCACCGCAACATTTTCCAGGCCGTCAAACGGATTGCCGACGAATTTGAAGATATTGCCATCGTGTACCCGGTGCATCCAAGTCCTGCTGTGAAGGAGCCGGCTCACGCGATCTTGGGGAATCATCCCCGTATTCAATTAATTGATCCACTAGACGTGGTGGATTTGCATAACTTTTACCCGCATACTCACTTGATTTTGACCGATTCAGGCGGTTTGCAGGAAGAAGCGCCTTCGTTTGGTGTGCCTGTACTCGTATTGCGCGATACAACAGAGCGCCCGGAAGGTATTGAAGCTGGAACGCTGGAACTGGTTGGTACGGAAGAGGAACGTGTATATGAACGGACCAAAGCTCTGCTTACAGACGAAACACTGTATGCAAGCATGAGTCAGGCTGCTAATCCATACGGTGATGGACATGCTTCGGAAAGAATTGTCAATGCGATTTTGCACCATTTCGGTGTAAATAGTGACCGTCCGGAATCATTTCACAGAAAATTCAAAAAATAA
- the upp gene encoding uracil phosphoribosyltransferase: MGKLVICDHPLIQHKLTFIRDMRTNTKDFRELVDEVATLMAYEITRDVELETIDVQTPVAATQGKVISGRMLGLVPILRAGLGMLDGVVKLLPAAKVGHVGLFRDPETLQPVEYYTKLPTDVTERQLIVIDPMLATGGSAIAAIDVLKKRGCTQIKMMNLVAAPEGVKAVQDAHPDVDIYVAALDDRLDDHGYIVPGLGDAGDRLYGTK; this comes from the coding sequence ATGGGAAAATTAGTAATATGTGATCACCCTTTGATTCAACACAAACTGACGTTTATACGCGACATGCGTACGAATACGAAAGATTTTCGTGAATTGGTGGATGAAGTAGCAACGTTGATGGCTTATGAGATTACAAGAGATGTGGAACTGGAAACGATTGATGTACAGACACCTGTAGCGGCAACACAAGGTAAAGTTATCTCTGGACGTATGCTCGGACTGGTGCCGATTCTGCGTGCAGGACTTGGGATGCTGGATGGCGTTGTGAAATTGTTGCCAGCGGCAAAAGTTGGACATGTTGGTCTGTTCCGTGACCCGGAAACACTGCAACCGGTAGAATACTACACCAAACTGCCTACAGACGTAACAGAGCGTCAATTGATTGTGATTGATCCGATGCTCGCGACTGGCGGTTCGGCCATTGCAGCCATTGACGTGCTCAAAAAACGTGGCTGTACTCAAATTAAGATGATGAACCTGGTGGCAGCACCGGAAGGCGTTAAAGCTGTACAGGATGCACATCCCGATGTGGATATCTATGTAGCAGCACTGGACGACCGTCTGGATGATCATGGTTACATCGTTCCAGGACTTGGAGATGCAGGAGACCGTCTATACGGCACTAAATAA
- the glyA gene encoding serine hydroxymethyltransferase encodes MEQLRKNDPAVLEAMNLELKRQQNNIELIASENIVSEAVIEALGSVLTNKYAEGYPGKRYYGGCEHVDIVEDIARDRAKELFGAEHVNVQPHSGAQANMAVYLAALKPGDTVLGMNLAHGGHLTHGSPVNASGLLYNFVAYGVQEDTFLIDYDEVRKAAFKHRPRLIVAGASAYPRTIDFEKLASIANDVGALFMVDMAHIAGLVAAGLHPSPVPHAHFVTTTTHKTLRGPRGGMILCRKAWAAAIDKAVFPGSQGGPLMHVIASKAVAFGEALQPSFKTYAENVVKNAQVLAETLIAEGLNIVSGGTDNHLMLIDTRSVNITGKEAEHVLDSIGITVNKNAIPFDPTSPFVTSGIRIGTPAATSRGMNEEAMVAIGKIIAKTLKNPKDTAKLDEARAEVTALTDQFPLYTDLKY; translated from the coding sequence ATGGAACAATTGCGCAAGAATGACCCGGCAGTACTGGAAGCGATGAATCTTGAACTGAAACGTCAACAGAACAACATCGAACTGATTGCATCCGAGAACATCGTAAGTGAAGCAGTAATCGAAGCATTGGGATCTGTTCTGACCAACAAGTATGCTGAAGGATATCCAGGCAAACGTTACTATGGCGGTTGTGAACATGTGGACATCGTTGAAGACATCGCGCGTGATCGTGCAAAAGAATTGTTCGGAGCAGAACACGTGAATGTTCAACCTCACTCCGGCGCACAAGCAAACATGGCAGTATATCTTGCAGCGTTGAAGCCTGGTGATACTGTACTCGGTATGAACCTTGCCCATGGTGGTCACCTCACACACGGTAGCCCGGTTAACGCATCCGGTTTGCTGTACAACTTCGTAGCATACGGCGTACAAGAAGACACATTCCTGATTGATTATGATGAAGTGCGCAAAGCGGCTTTCAAACACCGCCCTCGTCTGATCGTTGCAGGTGCAAGTGCATATCCGCGTACCATTGATTTTGAAAAGCTGGCTTCCATCGCCAATGATGTAGGCGCATTGTTCATGGTGGACATGGCTCATATCGCAGGACTGGTTGCTGCTGGATTGCATCCAAGCCCAGTTCCACATGCGCATTTCGTAACAACAACAACACACAAAACGTTGCGTGGACCTCGTGGTGGTATGATTCTGTGCCGTAAAGCATGGGCAGCAGCAATTGATAAAGCCGTATTCCCTGGTTCCCAAGGTGGACCTCTGATGCACGTGATCGCTTCCAAAGCGGTAGCATTCGGTGAAGCTTTGCAACCATCGTTCAAAACGTATGCAGAGAATGTCGTGAAAAACGCACAGGTTCTGGCTGAAACACTGATCGCTGAAGGATTGAACATCGTATCCGGTGGTACAGATAACCACTTGATGCTGATCGACACACGCAGTGTGAACATCACAGGTAAGGAAGCTGAGCATGTGCTTGATTCCATCGGTATTACCGTGAACAAAAATGCAATCCCATTCGACCCTACAAGCCCGTTTGTAACGAGCGGTATTCGAATTGGTACACCTGCTGCAACTTCACGTGGCATGAACGAAGAAGCGATGGTCGCTATTGGTAAGATCATTGCTAAAACGCTGAAAAATCCAAAAGATACAGCGAAGCTGGATGAAGCTCGTGCAGAAGTGACTGCACTGACAGACCAATTCCCGCTCTATACCGACCTTAAATACTAA